From a single Carassius carassius chromosome 8, fCarCar2.1, whole genome shotgun sequence genomic region:
- the LOC132145606 gene encoding C-type lectin domain family 4 member F-like — protein sequence MTNERNELLIKNDILTKQTDQFNQLQKIINETDGWLHSNFNFYFMSSTKKSWTESRRDCTEKGADLITINNREKQDFVTKITDKREFWIGVTDVEEEGRWKWVDGTNITSGFWASSGHITEPNGGRQENCAVTYLKKNPELIGWIDVDCNGAYQWICEKRFQP from the exons ATGACAAATGAAAGGAATGAATTATTAATCAAGAATGACATCCTGACTAAACAAACAGACCAGTTCAATCAACTGCAGAAGATTATCAATGAAACAG ATGGATGGTTACACTCTAACTTCAACTTTTACTTCATGTCCTCAACGAAGAAGAGCTGGACTGAGAGCAGAAGAGACTGTACAGAAAAAGGGGCAGATCTGATCACCATAAACAACAGAGAGAAACAA GATTTTGTTACAAAAATTACTGATAAAAGAGAATTCTGGATTGGTGTGACTGACGTCGAGGAAGAGGGCAGATGGAAATGGGTTGATGGCACCAACATAACTTCTGG GTTCTGGGCATCCAGCGGACATATAACAGAGCCAAATGGAGGAAGACAAGAGAATTGTGCtgtgacttatttaaaaaagaaccCTGAATTAATAGGGTGGATTGATGTTGATTGCAATGGTGCTTATCAATGGATCTGTGAGAAGAGATTTCAGCCCTAG